One region of Maylandia zebra isolate NMK-2024a linkage group LG10, Mzebra_GT3a, whole genome shotgun sequence genomic DNA includes:
- the gdpd4b gene encoding glycerophosphodiester phosphodiesterase domain-containing protein 5: MASTLSQWFRSLRVKLLQRYEHQPFVSCLAGLYGCQWKHYKRSQPEGCCCNKLEGASFAVLVAAFCLTLLFLYFWGQAKNDYNDFDWFNFGNLGFWFPWSVVLLAVAVVFFTYVTVLVLLAVCLLSEGQKLYLHWSHKIGILVSLTVSVIAMAVLSNLWSKEWRTLLLSFQVTAPFLHVGGVLLMTSLAWPVALHFFRMKSTVRRGLIMAVYLTVLLSLYLIPLGLYSPCIKEKGTLGPAPALIGHRGAPMLAPENTLMSFEKAVEAGCDSLETDVTISFDGVPFLMHDYTLQRTTNIHEVFPNRTNTPAARFTWNELESLNAGDWFLSHNPFGTAGSLNADDRQRAGNQSVCSLQAFLQLAAQTGKLVIFDLYRPPRDHPFRDTWIQRTLEVIQNESSIHSSQVLWLPSNLRALVQELDPELQQTSGSRLPLEELQSNHIVKLNLDYTSMSAELIREYTAVNITTNLYVISQPWLYSLAWCAGVHSVTTNAPQLLSTISSPLFIMSPDEYKLMWILTDLMSFVLILLIFFFHRWRERELAFCTGSRIKLEGGTYSKFKKELSDIWSVSSGNSAAERMPSLAAVTEHYVC; this comes from the exons ATGGCGTCTACATTGTCGCAGTGGTTTCGTAGCCTTCGTGTGAAGTTGCTGCAACGTTATGAGCACCAGCCTTTCGTGTCATGTTTGGCTGGTTTGTACGGCTGCCAGTGGAAACACTACAAGAGGAGTCAGCCTGAGGGCTGCTGCTGCAACAAG TTGGAGGGTGCTAGCTTTGCTGTGCTTGTGGCGGCTTTCTGCTTGACGCTGCTGTTCCTCTACTTCTGGGGACAAGCCAAGAATGACTACAATGACTTTGACTG GTTTAACTTCGGGAACCTGGGCTTCTGGTTCCCGTGGTCTGTGGTGCTGCTGGCTGTCGCTGTGGTCTTCTTCACCTACGTCACAGTGCTTGTG CTGCTGGCTGTGTGCTTGCTGTCAGAGGGCCAGAAGCTTTATTTACACTGGAGCCACAAG ATTGGGATCCTGGTGAGCCTGACGGTCTCCGTCATCGCCATGGCCGTCTTGTCCAACCTGTGGAGTAAAGAATGGAGGACGCTGCTGCTGTCCTTCCAG GTAACAGCACCTTTCTTACATGTGGGCGGAGTCTTACTGATGACATCACTGGCTTGGCCTGTTGCTTTGCATTTCTTTCGCATGAAAAGCACGG taCGGCGAGGCCTGATCATGGCCGTGTACCTGACCGTCCTGTTGTCCCTCTACTTGATTCCCCTCGGGTTGTATTCTCCTTGTATCAAAGAGAAGGGAACCCTGGGCCCTGCACCGGCTCTCATTGGCCACAGAGGAGCCCCTATG CTCGCTCCAGAAAACACCCTGATGTCCTTTGAGAAGGCGGTGGAGGCTGGGTGTGACAGTCTGGAGACGGATGTCACCATCAG TTTTGATGGAGTGCCTTTTCTGATGCATGACTACACTCTGCAGCGGACGACCAACATCCATGAAGTTTTCCCAAACCGGACCAATACTCCAGCTGCCAGGTTTACCTGGAACGAGCTGGAGAGCCTGAACGCTGGGGACTGGTTCCTGTCT CACAACCCATTTGGCACGGCTGGCTCTCTGAACGCAGACGACCGACAGCGAGCTGGAAACCAGTCGGTCTGTAGCCTGCAGGCCTTCCTCCAGCTGGCAGCTCAGACGGGCAAACTCGTGATCTTCGACCTCTATCGGCCACCCAGAGATCACCCTTTCAGAGACACCTGGATCCAGCGCACGCTCGAGGTCATCCAGAAcgaatcatccatccattcctCACAG GTGCTTTGGCTGCCATCAAATCTCAGAGCTCTGGTCCAGGAACTCGATCCTGAGCTCCAGCAGACTTCAGGCAGTCGGCTCCCTCTAGAGGAGCTCCAGAGTAACCACATCGTCAAACTCAACCTGGACTACACTTCCATGTCTGCTGAGCTCATCAG GGAGTACACTGCAGTAAACATCACCACAAACTTGTATGTGATCAGCCAGCCGTGGCTCTACTCTCTAGCCTGGTGTGCTGGAGTGCATTCAGTCACCACTAACGCCCCCCAGCTGCTCAGCACCATCAGTTCCCCTTTGTTTATCATG AGTCCCGATGAGTACAAACTGATGTGGATTCTTACTGATCTGATGTCCTTTGTGCTGATCCTCCTTATCTTCTTCTTCCACAg atggagagagagagaactggCCTTCTGCACGGGCAGCAGGATCAAGTTGGAAGGTGGCACTTACAGCAAATTTAAAAAGG AGCTGAGTGATATCTGGTCGGTCTCCAGTGGGAACTCAGCAGCGGAAAGGATGCCCAGCCTGGCGGCTGTAACAGAGCACTATGTCTGCTGA